Proteins from one Pelagicoccus sp. SDUM812003 genomic window:
- a CDS encoding 2-oxoacid:acceptor oxidoreductase family protein, with protein sequence MIASKPKYPGIRITTNGNQLVSLYTEARIAEAGVFYPITPSTEMGEMFEFARAKGQLNVFGRPTLAIEAEGEHAAQGGAIAQSVTGKRTVNFTSGQGIVYGVEQYYHAPGKLSTMVLEVAARALTKHALNVHCGHDDIYAALDTGWIMLFAKDAQQAADQAVILRKVTEKALTPGMNIQDGFLTSHLERTFLKHESELLREFLGSPDDIIECPTDAQKELFGPTRRRIPRTIDLTNPALIGPVQNQEHYMNGVVARRNNFIEPILGFLEEAYNEFGNLTGRHYGLVSEYRNDDAEFTFVTLGSAAENIEAAVDHLRETRGAKVGSVHVNVIRPFPQAAIVNALKGKKACIILERTDEPLAGDNPLAREVRAALTKAYIHPGFPHRDDLPVIEQKDVPRNFSGCYGLGSRDFRPEHVIGAYEFVAEGRARQDGKTAGDGVTFFNLGVDHPYSVCADETPSLLPENAIAVRLHSIGGWGMITTGKNLAEIIGELGTYVAERDGEVDDNGNPKEVIHVSANPKYGSEKKGAPTSYFLTAAPERVRVNCDLKHVNVVLCCDPKAFTHINPLDGLVEGGAFVWESAEEPAKAWQRIPQKYRQEIIDKKIRVFILPGFNIAKKATNRPDLQLRMQGNSFLGAFFKVSPFLQTFGIDENHFREVVRAQYDKKFGKFGEAVVDSNMEVMTQGGSLIKEVPYGDVNETDLSSMRGAMLLPKNTDCGGACGCLPQTDLTHSAHQPAGHEVSPHDGVQSLSNQSGSSAAEKMTSGPQSDRAPLYKTETFDKEYRAGLGYDQPASPLASIGIMASATGATASKYGARRETPRYYPENCTQCMECITSCPDTALPNTAQDLQTILNTAVDNYVTDEGQREAIRAAIPDIDEAIRETMLANAKKKDGESVRDLVMSRLKETDTVSPESIAELDAILAILPLSYLKVTAVFMSLERKEKGSGGIFSIFVSDLCKGCGLCVVECGDHDALRMVEDTEDYNAEILSATEFLKLLPDTDQRYLGLYKDDAPEESRPAAWRNHLMVNRNYDALTSGDGACAGCGEKPVLHALASVTEAYMRPIFHKKADRLQQKAAKLVAEGPEKLKQLAAEDPKAYANWKRIVAHIIMGLGGDSDEDTNQRLAAHGEVSDEEALKAIEAALKKDAFNHRDLQSIDGRLANGMSVMAMGAHTGCNTVYGSTPPNNPHPYPWLNSLFQDGATISWMMGESFMVDNAHKSIIPERMVDHLLDGDLLDEAVYFNYTHFTDALMTDQEIKELPKVWCVGGDGGMGDIGFQNVSKVILQNRPNVKLLMLDTQVYSNTGGQNSDHSPMTGGFDMNQAGAASQGKLTEMKNVTECFLNGHGSPYLAQVSMADSAKLYTSILEGLQYRGTAFFQCYTTCQPEHGVADNMATHQAGLVRESRCLPEFVFNPQLGESYQEALSLKGNKNIDRDWWQAKYSDSKESYSFTIAHWACTEARFRQHIKKATTEEIERMEHLEDVLLRVTQQDVIYRRFNDPKSRAYIPDFGVYILFDAGNGKRVPMKMSRQMVLFNIERRKAWRMLQSHAGIENLDYKAQKELLAKVDKGEISVEDLKAKGRKLLEESQQANA encoded by the coding sequence ATGATTGCATCCAAACCGAAATACCCCGGCATCCGGATTACGACCAACGGAAACCAGCTGGTGTCGCTATACACCGAGGCGCGCATCGCGGAAGCCGGCGTATTTTACCCGATCACTCCCTCCACCGAGATGGGCGAAATGTTCGAGTTCGCCCGCGCCAAGGGACAGCTAAACGTCTTCGGCCGCCCGACCCTCGCCATCGAGGCGGAGGGCGAACATGCCGCGCAGGGCGGAGCCATCGCCCAGTCCGTCACCGGCAAGCGCACGGTTAACTTCACTTCCGGACAAGGCATCGTCTACGGCGTGGAGCAGTACTATCACGCTCCGGGAAAGCTCAGCACGATGGTCCTAGAAGTAGCGGCCCGAGCCCTCACCAAGCACGCCCTCAACGTGCACTGTGGCCACGACGACATTTACGCCGCCCTCGACACGGGCTGGATCATGCTCTTCGCAAAAGACGCTCAGCAGGCCGCCGACCAGGCGGTGATCCTGCGCAAGGTCACGGAAAAGGCCCTCACTCCGGGCATGAACATTCAGGATGGCTTCCTGACCTCCCACCTCGAACGCACCTTCCTCAAGCACGAGTCCGAGCTGCTGCGCGAGTTTCTCGGTTCGCCGGACGACATCATCGAGTGCCCGACTGACGCCCAAAAGGAGCTCTTCGGCCCCACCCGCCGGCGCATCCCTCGCACCATCGATCTCACCAACCCCGCCCTCATCGGCCCGGTACAGAATCAGGAGCACTACATGAACGGCGTAGTGGCCCGCCGCAACAATTTCATCGAACCCATCCTCGGCTTCCTCGAAGAGGCTTACAACGAGTTCGGAAACCTCACCGGACGCCACTACGGACTGGTTTCCGAATACCGCAACGACGACGCGGAATTCACCTTCGTCACCCTCGGCTCCGCAGCGGAAAACATCGAAGCGGCAGTGGATCACTTGCGCGAAACCCGCGGCGCCAAGGTCGGTTCGGTGCACGTAAACGTCATTCGCCCCTTCCCCCAGGCAGCCATCGTCAACGCTCTCAAGGGCAAGAAGGCTTGCATCATCCTCGAACGCACCGACGAGCCGCTCGCAGGCGACAATCCGCTGGCCCGCGAAGTGCGCGCCGCCTTGACCAAGGCCTACATCCACCCAGGTTTCCCGCACCGTGACGACCTCCCGGTCATCGAGCAAAAGGACGTGCCGCGCAACTTTTCGGGCTGCTACGGTCTGGGCTCGCGCGACTTCCGCCCCGAGCACGTCATCGGAGCCTACGAATTCGTGGCCGAAGGTCGGGCCCGACAGGATGGGAAAACCGCCGGCGACGGGGTCACGTTCTTCAATCTCGGCGTCGACCACCCGTATTCGGTTTGCGCGGACGAAACGCCATCGCTGCTGCCGGAAAACGCCATCGCGGTGCGCCTGCACTCCATCGGCGGCTGGGGCATGATCACCACCGGAAAAAACCTGGCGGAAATCATCGGCGAGCTAGGCACCTACGTGGCGGAACGCGATGGAGAGGTCGATGATAACGGCAACCCGAAGGAGGTTATCCACGTATCCGCCAACCCGAAGTACGGCTCGGAGAAGAAAGGGGCGCCGACCTCCTACTTCCTCACCGCCGCTCCGGAGCGGGTACGGGTAAATTGCGACCTCAAGCATGTAAACGTGGTGCTGTGCTGCGACCCGAAAGCTTTCACCCACATCAATCCGCTTGATGGCCTTGTCGAAGGCGGCGCCTTCGTATGGGAATCCGCCGAGGAACCAGCCAAGGCATGGCAACGCATCCCGCAGAAGTACCGTCAGGAGATCATCGACAAGAAGATCCGCGTTTTCATCCTGCCCGGCTTCAACATCGCCAAAAAAGCCACCAACCGCCCCGATCTGCAGCTACGCATGCAGGGCAATTCCTTCTTGGGCGCCTTCTTCAAGGTCAGCCCCTTCCTCCAGACCTTTGGCATCGACGAAAACCATTTCCGCGAAGTGGTACGGGCCCAGTACGACAAGAAGTTCGGAAAGTTCGGGGAAGCGGTGGTCGACTCCAATATGGAGGTCATGACTCAAGGCGGCTCCCTGATCAAGGAAGTGCCCTATGGCGACGTGAACGAAACCGACCTCTCCTCCATGCGCGGGGCCATGCTTCTGCCGAAAAACACCGATTGCGGCGGGGCCTGCGGCTGCCTGCCCCAGACCGATCTCACCCACTCCGCCCATCAGCCAGCCGGGCATGAAGTCTCGCCTCACGACGGCGTCCAGTCGCTTTCGAATCAGAGCGGCAGCTCCGCGGCCGAAAAGATGACCTCCGGCCCTCAGTCGGACCGAGCACCACTCTACAAGACCGAAACCTTCGACAAGGAATATCGCGCCGGGCTGGGCTACGACCAGCCTGCCTCTCCGCTCGCCTCCATCGGCATCATGGCCTCCGCCACCGGAGCCACCGCCTCAAAGTACGGAGCCCGCCGCGAAACGCCGCGCTACTATCCGGAAAACTGCACCCAGTGCATGGAGTGCATCACCTCCTGCCCGGATACCGCTCTGCCAAACACCGCCCAGGATCTGCAGACGATTCTGAATACCGCGGTGGACAACTACGTGACCGACGAGGGGCAACGCGAAGCGATCAGGGCCGCCATTCCGGATATCGACGAAGCCATCCGCGAAACCATGCTGGCCAACGCCAAGAAGAAGGACGGCGAATCCGTGCGCGATCTCGTCATGAGCCGTCTCAAGGAAACGGATACGGTCAGCCCAGAATCCATCGCGGAGCTCGACGCCATCCTGGCCATCCTGCCACTTTCCTACCTCAAGGTCACCGCAGTCTTCATGTCGCTTGAGCGAAAGGAAAAGGGGTCCGGCGGCATCTTCTCCATTTTCGTTTCCGACCTCTGCAAAGGCTGCGGTCTATGCGTGGTCGAGTGTGGTGATCACGACGCCCTTCGCATGGTGGAGGACACCGAGGACTACAACGCGGAGATCCTCTCCGCCACCGAGTTCCTCAAGCTTCTGCCCGATACCGACCAGCGCTACCTCGGCCTCTACAAGGACGATGCTCCAGAAGAGTCTCGCCCCGCCGCGTGGCGAAACCACCTCATGGTCAATCGCAACTACGACGCCCTCACCTCTGGCGACGGAGCTTGCGCAGGCTGCGGCGAAAAACCGGTACTGCACGCCCTGGCTTCCGTGACCGAAGCCTACATGCGTCCCATCTTCCACAAGAAGGCGGATCGCCTGCAGCAAAAGGCTGCCAAACTGGTCGCCGAAGGTCCGGAAAAACTCAAGCAACTGGCCGCCGAGGATCCCAAGGCCTACGCCAACTGGAAACGCATCGTGGCTCACATCATCATGGGACTGGGCGGAGACAGCGACGAAGATACCAACCAGCGCCTAGCAGCCCACGGCGAGGTTTCCGACGAGGAAGCCCTCAAGGCCATCGAGGCCGCCCTCAAGAAGGATGCCTTCAACCACCGCGATCTGCAGTCCATCGATGGTCGCCTAGCCAACGGCATGTCCGTCATGGCCATGGGCGCCCACACCGGTTGCAACACCGTCTACGGCTCCACTCCGCCAAACAATCCTCACCCGTATCCATGGCTCAACTCCCTCTTCCAGGACGGAGCGACCATCAGCTGGATGATGGGCGAGAGCTTCATGGTGGACAACGCTCACAAGTCCATCATCCCCGAGCGCATGGTGGACCACCTGCTCGACGGCGACTTGCTCGACGAAGCGGTCTACTTCAACTACACTCACTTCACCGACGCCTTGATGACCGATCAAGAGATCAAGGAGCTGCCAAAGGTCTGGTGCGTGGGCGGCGACGGCGGCATGGGCGACATTGGTTTCCAAAACGTATCCAAGGTCATCCTACAAAACCGTCCGAACGTGAAGCTGCTCATGCTGGACACTCAGGTGTATTCAAATACTGGTGGCCAAAACTCCGACCACTCGCCCATGACCGGCGGTTTCGACATGAATCAGGCCGGCGCCGCGTCGCAAGGCAAGCTGACCGAGATGAAGAACGTGACCGAGTGTTTCCTCAACGGTCACGGCTCGCCCTACCTGGCTCAAGTTTCCATGGCCGACTCGGCCAAGCTCTACACCAGCATTCTGGAGGGCCTGCAATACCGCGGCACCGCCTTCTTCCAGTGCTACACCACCTGCCAGCCAGAGCACGGCGTAGCGGACAATATGGCCACCCACCAGGCCGGCTTGGTGCGCGAGAGCCGTTGCTTGCCGGAGTTCGTCTTCAACCCGCAGCTGGGCGAGTCCTATCAGGAAGCCCTCAGCCTTAAGGGAAACAAGAATATCGACCGCGACTGGTGGCAGGCGAAATACAGCGATTCCAAGGAAAGCTACTCCTTCACCATCGCCCATTGGGCCTGTACCGAAGCCCGCTTCCGTCAGCATATCAAGAAAGCCACGACAGAAGAGATTGAGCGCATGGAGCATCTTGAGGACGTATTGCTGCGCGTGACTCAGCAAGATGTCATCTATCGTCGCTTCAACGATCCCAAGAGCCGGGCCTACATCCCGGACTTCGGCGTCTACATCCTCTTCGACGCGGGCAACGGCAAACGCGTGCCTATGAAAATGAGCCGCCAGATGGTGCTCTTCAACATCGAGCGCCGCAAGGCTTGGCGCATGCTGCAGAGCCACGCCGGCATCGAAAACCTCGACTACAAGGCTCAAAAGGAGCTGCTCGCCAAGGTCGACAAAGGCGAGATCAGCGTAGAGGACTTGAAGGCCAAAGGTCGAAAGCTTCTAGAAGAGAGCCAACAAGCGAATGCCTGA
- a CDS encoding DNA topoisomerase 3: MKVVLAEKPSVARDIAKHLKANQRRDGYLEGDDWAVTWAFGHLVELKEPEEYRPEWKAWKISTLPMIPERFELRARGDDGARKQLETVKRLFEASEEIVCATDAGREGELIFRYILEWAECLGKPIKRLWISSLTGAAIAKGFAELKDGATFQNLYLAARCRSEADWIVGMNATRYFTVEHGKRNLLFSLGRVQTPILAMIVGRDLEIEGFKSEDYWEVHTKCRETRFRHLGGKIEKEEQAKALLEKVVGQPLVVSDVQKKDERANPPLLFDLTELQREMNRRHGFTADQTLRIAQNLYEQKRITYPRTDSRYLSSDLQPTIGPLLRTLQPLKREEIGRLDLEALEFSKRIVDDSKVSDHHAIIPTDDLPGNLNEDESKVYEAIVTRLISVFYPPCIKAVTTVEAQAAGEGFRARGTVLVDPGWQLLYPYLMSGTGAQAAKKNAKSKARKTAEPEEEESMMPDFQVGESNPHDPCIEKFKTNPPRRFTEATLLALMETAGKIVDDEELKEALKEKGVGTPATRASIIEVLIQRKYVERKRKNLISTDSGRHLIALIKDERLKSPELTGEWEFRLKKVERGEYDPETFMSEVVEYTREILSSKSSDTIDLKNLGPCPICRAPVMRGHSGYGCSQWREGCGFVIKDGTLGLTFSPELMRELLFNGRTLEAHALQEKGKKLFGHIALGKKGKLGYELIEMAKGPGDDSEIGACPVCRSAVVEGPKGYGCCNWKNGCKFVIWKEVAKRPVSLEEAKLLLEKGETEVLEGFTSKAGKSFSAKLKVVGARVQFQFVD, encoded by the coding sequence ATGAAAGTTGTCCTCGCCGAAAAACCTTCCGTCGCCCGCGACATCGCCAAGCATCTCAAGGCGAACCAGCGCCGGGATGGCTATCTGGAAGGGGACGACTGGGCCGTCACCTGGGCTTTCGGGCACTTGGTCGAGCTGAAGGAGCCTGAGGAGTACAGACCGGAATGGAAGGCTTGGAAGATCAGCACCTTGCCCATGATCCCGGAGCGATTCGAGTTGAGAGCTCGTGGCGACGACGGGGCCCGCAAGCAGCTCGAGACAGTGAAGCGCCTGTTCGAAGCTTCCGAGGAGATCGTTTGCGCCACGGACGCTGGCCGAGAGGGGGAACTGATTTTTCGCTACATCCTGGAATGGGCCGAATGCCTTGGGAAGCCGATCAAGCGCCTCTGGATCAGCTCGCTCACCGGGGCGGCCATCGCCAAGGGCTTCGCGGAGCTGAAGGACGGAGCCACCTTCCAAAACCTGTACCTAGCCGCTCGCTGTCGCAGCGAAGCGGATTGGATCGTGGGCATGAACGCCACGCGCTACTTCACCGTCGAGCACGGCAAGCGAAACCTGCTTTTCAGTCTGGGACGAGTGCAGACGCCGATCCTCGCCATGATCGTGGGGCGCGATCTGGAAATCGAAGGCTTCAAGTCCGAAGACTACTGGGAGGTTCACACCAAATGCCGCGAGACCCGATTTCGCCATCTGGGCGGAAAGATCGAAAAGGAGGAGCAGGCCAAAGCGCTGCTCGAAAAGGTGGTCGGCCAGCCGCTGGTGGTGAGCGACGTGCAAAAGAAGGACGAGCGAGCAAACCCGCCGCTGCTCTTCGACCTGACCGAGCTGCAACGCGAAATGAATCGCCGGCACGGGTTCACCGCCGACCAAACCCTTCGCATCGCACAGAACCTCTACGAGCAAAAGCGCATCACTTATCCGCGCACCGACAGCCGATACCTTTCGAGCGATCTTCAGCCGACCATCGGCCCTTTGCTGCGAACGCTCCAGCCGCTGAAGCGAGAGGAGATCGGCCGTCTCGATCTCGAGGCTCTGGAGTTTAGCAAGCGCATCGTGGACGACTCGAAGGTTTCCGACCACCATGCCATCATCCCTACCGACGACCTTCCAGGGAATCTGAACGAGGACGAAAGCAAGGTCTACGAGGCTATCGTTACGCGATTGATTTCCGTTTTCTATCCGCCGTGTATCAAAGCGGTCACTACGGTCGAAGCTCAGGCTGCGGGCGAGGGCTTTCGGGCGCGCGGCACGGTGCTGGTCGATCCAGGCTGGCAACTGCTCTATCCCTATCTGATGAGCGGGACAGGCGCTCAGGCAGCTAAGAAGAATGCTAAAAGCAAAGCCCGGAAAACCGCTGAGCCTGAGGAAGAGGAATCCATGATGCCGGATTTTCAGGTGGGCGAAAGCAATCCTCACGATCCGTGTATCGAGAAATTTAAGACAAATCCGCCGCGCCGCTTCACCGAAGCTACCTTGCTCGCTCTCATGGAGACGGCGGGCAAAATCGTCGACGACGAGGAGCTGAAGGAGGCTTTGAAGGAAAAGGGCGTCGGCACGCCAGCCACGCGTGCCTCGATCATCGAAGTGCTGATCCAGCGTAAATACGTCGAGCGCAAGCGAAAGAATTTGATCAGCACCGACAGCGGGCGGCACTTGATCGCCTTGATCAAGGACGAACGGCTCAAGTCTCCCGAGCTGACGGGCGAGTGGGAGTTTCGTTTGAAGAAGGTGGAGCGTGGCGAATATGATCCTGAAACCTTCATGTCGGAGGTTGTTGAATACACGCGTGAGATCCTAAGCAGCAAGTCCTCCGATACCATTGATTTGAAAAACCTCGGCCCTTGCCCGATCTGCAGAGCTCCCGTCATGCGCGGACATTCTGGATACGGATGCTCCCAATGGCGCGAGGGGTGCGGGTTTGTCATCAAGGACGGAACGCTGGGGCTAACCTTTAGTCCGGAGCTCATGCGAGAGCTGCTGTTCAATGGACGCACTTTGGAAGCCCATGCGCTGCAGGAGAAGGGAAAGAAGCTCTTCGGCCACATCGCGCTCGGAAAAAAAGGGAAACTCGGCTACGAGCTCATCGAGATGGCCAAAGGCCCGGGCGACGATAGCGAAATCGGGGCCTGCCCCGTTTGTCGGAGCGCCGTCGTGGAGGGTCCCAAGGGCTACGGCTGCTGCAACTGGAAAAATGGCTGCAAGTTCGTTATCTGGAAGGAAGTCGCCAAACGTCCAGTGAGTCTGGAGGAGGCCAAGCTCTTGCTCGAAAAAGGGGAGACCGAGGTTCTGGAGGGCTTCACCTCCAAGGCGGGCAAATCCTTCTCCGCGAAGTTGAAGGTTGTGGGAGCGCGCGTTCAGTTTCAGTTCGTGGACTAG
- a CDS encoding UDP-3-O-acyl-N-acetylglucosamine deacetylase — protein sequence MATSCDFNFGMILEGDPSALADAYQRFAQVPVDLDWSRQSPAERLVAPRTIAKPVSVSAPGTFSKNAIRTLRLEPTERPGWWLERTDIPDSRPIKVSIRNVWTTGEIVSNIVLRSGSIHNYVRLVEHIIALKQGMDVDNLVIKLDSGDPPLFNEGSKELVEAINSAGRRELPDQEQVRYFTVKQRVSLLTPHNGFLVIDPVEEGRFALDIDCVRDFPNAIGQQRIKFVHNERSFHYGATARTNSTARQKLMVTTLGKLFPESRNLGYNRKNVLIAGKRRYVNEPTHLENGKSLEAAWHRAILDLLAALALIDEGRFVGRIIDYKGGHYPDVEMVKLLYANQLLVEV from the coding sequence ATGGCCACCTCCTGCGATTTCAATTTCGGCATGATACTGGAAGGCGATCCGAGCGCCTTAGCGGATGCTTATCAGCGATTTGCCCAGGTGCCGGTCGATCTCGACTGGTCTCGCCAGTCGCCCGCCGAGCGTCTCGTGGCGCCTCGCACCATCGCCAAGCCCGTTTCGGTCAGCGCCCCGGGCACCTTCTCGAAAAACGCCATTCGCACCCTGCGCCTGGAGCCTACGGAGCGCCCGGGCTGGTGGCTGGAGCGCACTGACATCCCGGATTCCCGCCCGATCAAGGTTTCCATCCGCAACGTCTGGACCACCGGCGAAATCGTGAGCAACATCGTACTGCGCTCCGGTTCGATCCACAACTACGTTCGCCTAGTGGAGCACATCATCGCTCTCAAGCAGGGCATGGATGTCGACAACCTGGTCATCAAGCTCGATTCGGGCGACCCACCGCTCTTCAACGAAGGCTCGAAAGAGCTGGTTGAAGCCATCAATTCCGCAGGCCGTCGCGAGCTGCCGGATCAGGAACAGGTGCGCTACTTCACGGTGAAGCAGCGCGTCTCGCTGCTGACCCCGCACAACGGCTTTCTGGTCATCGATCCGGTGGAGGAGGGCAGGTTCGCTCTGGACATCGATTGCGTGCGCGACTTTCCCAACGCCATCGGCCAGCAGCGCATAAAATTCGTGCACAACGAACGCTCGTTCCACTACGGCGCCACCGCTCGGACCAACAGCACAGCTCGGCAGAAGCTGATGGTCACGACCTTGGGAAAACTGTTTCCCGAGTCGCGAAACCTCGGCTACAATCGCAAGAACGTGCTCATCGCCGGCAAGCGCCGGTACGTGAACGAGCCGACGCACTTGGAGAACGGCAAGTCGCTGGAAGCCGCGTGGCACCGGGCCATTCTCGATCTGCTCGCCGCCTTGGCCTTGATCGACGAAGGCCGCTTCGTGGGTCGGATCATCGACTACAAAGGCGGCCACTATCCGGATGTGGAAATGGTCAAGCTGCTCTACGCCAACCAGCTGCTGGTCGAGGTCTAA
- a CDS encoding Dabb family protein: MKKLIPSLLALIAIAIAPVAVQAAHHEDMDHSEITPSSVIHVVTVSWKSDASDADIQAALDGVVTLAKEFDGIERVWIKTIKAQGERSHAFVMEFKSEQALKDYAGSDAQKKWYKVYLPARDRSTTFDITNS, translated from the coding sequence ATGAAAAAACTAATCCCTAGCCTTCTCGCCCTCATCGCTATCGCCATCGCTCCCGTAGCGGTCCAAGCCGCTCACCACGAGGACATGGACCACAGCGAAATCACGCCAAGCTCCGTGATCCACGTGGTCACCGTTTCCTGGAAGTCCGACGCCAGCGATGCCGATATCCAAGCCGCGCTGGACGGAGTCGTCACCTTGGCCAAGGAATTCGACGGCATCGAGCGGGTCTGGATCAAAACCATCAAAGCCCAAGGCGAACGAAGCCATGCGTTCGTGATGGAATTCAAGAGCGAGCAAGCCTTGAAGGACTACGCTGGCAGCGATGCTCAAAAGAAGTGGTACAAAGTCTACCTGCCCGCCCGCGACCGCAGCACCACCTTCGACATCACCAATTCCTAG
- a CDS encoding right-handed parallel beta-helix repeat-containing protein, translating to MTKTPLKSLLSCILFFLSIGALAHGAPSGGPYGPLQLYYETPDVEGVIYYVSPDGEASADGSSIESPTSIEEAFSRVKTGDAIVLRGGIYRTGDLAFNQGITIQPYQDEAPVLKGTYLAEEWEALRDGLWRTKWDRLFPMKPQGWWRRHREAARTPIYKFNNDMVFVDGEMLQQVGWPGELDEGSFYVDYEEGYIYTATDPESRSIEITAFDNALTRVVGEVHGKVSDKIGPKVRGIVFTQYAYRAIEIEGYDPEGVSPESEHGKDVVGSLFEHCTFSFCSRVGGYFRGDDLVIRNCLVSDTSTEGIFILASNDVLLERNIVTRNNIESITGYYASAVKIFNQCYRVVCRDNLVIDNELSNGIWYDVGNIDGLFVDNWIQNTDDGFFFEISKGAICAGNVFVDCNKGVRSLNSERVRVYQNTFVNSMASFERTERSAVGDHFGWHPRTGPEVEERFGHVFMGNLVVVDEDHWGPLLNFEQREVLRERLTDSQAKAIDYNVYVRQGYETEYPLIVWSPSQIEENLMPLETPADLTKLFPKFESNSQWFVNYNGPVFKGAQLSRYELLPEFPAARFEPQLPKEALKALGKKQKDIAHPGAFPVVD from the coding sequence ATGACCAAAACACCTCTGAAATCGCTGCTTAGCTGCATACTTTTCTTTCTGAGCATCGGCGCCCTCGCTCATGGCGCTCCTTCCGGCGGCCCTTATGGCCCGCTGCAACTCTACTACGAAACCCCGGACGTTGAAGGCGTCATCTACTACGTGTCCCCGGACGGCGAAGCCTCGGCTGACGGCTCCTCCATCGAGTCGCCCACCAGCATCGAAGAAGCGTTTTCTCGAGTGAAGACCGGCGACGCCATCGTGCTGCGAGGAGGAATCTACCGTACCGGCGATCTCGCTTTCAACCAGGGCATCACCATCCAGCCCTATCAGGATGAGGCTCCCGTTCTCAAGGGGACCTACCTTGCTGAGGAGTGGGAAGCCCTCCGCGATGGGCTTTGGCGCACCAAGTGGGATCGCCTTTTCCCAATGAAGCCGCAAGGCTGGTGGCGACGCCATCGCGAGGCCGCTCGCACTCCGATCTACAAGTTCAACAACGATATGGTTTTCGTGGACGGCGAGATGCTGCAGCAGGTCGGCTGGCCTGGTGAGCTGGATGAAGGATCCTTCTACGTGGACTACGAGGAGGGCTACATCTACACCGCGACCGATCCAGAGAGTCGCTCCATTGAAATCACCGCGTTCGACAACGCCTTGACCCGTGTCGTCGGCGAAGTTCACGGAAAAGTCTCCGACAAGATAGGCCCCAAGGTTCGCGGCATCGTTTTCACCCAGTACGCCTACCGAGCCATCGAGATCGAAGGCTACGATCCGGAAGGCGTGTCTCCAGAATCTGAACACGGAAAAGACGTGGTCGGCAGCCTCTTCGAGCATTGCACTTTCAGCTTCTGTTCCCGCGTGGGCGGCTACTTCCGCGGCGACGACCTGGTGATCCGCAATTGCCTGGTCAGCGACACCAGCACCGAAGGCATTTTTATCCTGGCCTCGAACGACGTGCTGTTGGAGCGCAATATCGTGACCCGTAACAACATAGAGAGCATCACTGGCTACTACGCTTCCGCAGTGAAGATCTTCAATCAGTGCTACCGAGTGGTCTGCCGCGACAATCTGGTCATCGACAACGAGCTTTCCAATGGCATCTGGTACGACGTGGGAAACATCGACGGCCTGTTCGTGGATAACTGGATACAAAACACCGACGACGGATTCTTCTTCGAGATTTCCAAGGGCGCCATCTGCGCCGGCAACGTCTTCGTGGACTGCAACAAAGGCGTGCGTTCTTTGAATAGCGAGCGGGTTCGCGTTTATCAGAACACCTTCGTCAACAGCATGGCCAGTTTCGAACGCACCGAACGCAGCGCCGTGGGCGACCACTTCGGATGGCACCCGCGCACTGGACCGGAAGTGGAAGAGCGTTTCGGGCACGTCTTTATGGGCAACCTGGTGGTGGTCGACGAGGATCATTGGGGGCCGCTTCTCAACTTCGAGCAACGCGAAGTCCTCCGCGAGCGCCTCACGGATTCGCAGGCCAAGGCCATCGACTACAACGTCTACGTGCGCCAGGGCTACGAGACCGAGTATCCGCTCATCGTGTGGAGCCCGTCGCAGATCGAGGAGAACCTCATGCCTTTGGAAACACCTGCCGACCTGACGAAACTGTTCCCCAAGTTCGAAAGCAACAGCCAGTGGTTCGTGAACTACAACGGCCCCGTGTTCAAGGGCGCCCAGCTGAGCCGCTACGAGCTGTTGCCGGAATTCCCCGCAGCGCGTTTCGAGCCTCAGCTCCCCAAGGAAGCCCTCAAAGCCCTTGGCAAAAAGCAAAAGGATATCGCTCACCCAGGCGCCTTTCCCGTCGTGGACTAG
- a CDS encoding GNAT family N-acetyltransferase, whose translation MDTEFRQFTTDDAEYQQSLELRNAQLRAPLGLELSESDTAGERSQLHFGLFRERRLLASVTLKNLGDGRMKLRQMVVEPSARGMGLGRALIENVEKRLRSMDCVEIVLAARVNAERFYETLGYRSSGERFREVGIDHLSMTKCLP comes from the coding sequence TTGGATACGGAGTTTCGGCAATTCACTACCGATGACGCGGAGTATCAGCAGTCGCTGGAGCTGCGAAACGCCCAGTTGCGGGCGCCTCTGGGGCTGGAGCTGAGCGAAAGCGATACGGCCGGCGAGCGAAGCCAGCTGCATTTCGGGCTTTTTCGAGAGCGACGACTCCTCGCGAGCGTGACCCTTAAGAATCTGGGAGACGGTCGGATGAAGCTGCGTCAGATGGTGGTGGAGCCATCGGCGCGCGGGATGGGGCTGGGCAGGGCGCTGATCGAAAACGTGGAGAAGCGTCTGCGCTCCATGGACTGCGTGGAGATCGTGCTGGCGGCCCGAGTCAACGCGGAGCGATTCTATGAGACGCTAGGATACCGTTCCAGCGGAGAACGCTTTCGCGAAGTCGGCATTGATCACCTCTCTATGACTAAATGCCTACCGTAG